The genomic interval GaacaatttttataaacattGCCTAGATAtttataacacaaacaaatgttctgagcaagtttcatgattattggaaTTTGGGAAAACAAATGTAACTTTTATAGTGTTCACATGGTTCCCCAAAAGCCATAAAAGAAAACTGCAATACACCTGATGGCCCTGTTTTATtccaactgactggaaccatttttgaatgtTGCAGCCATATTATTGGGACAAACGTTCTAAGCAAGTTATTTAAATTGGGCAATAAATGAGAGCCttagagtgttcaaaaggttttaaaggggccttttcacgtttgggtaaattgacaaaattgaaaaaaattgtttcagattcgcacatttttgtattagttatgatatttgtgaacatttaccatgctctaaaatagccaatatatgcatcttttgatgattttaaacccagaaaattataaagcgttgcaacgcgaaacgaattaataatttggagagttctgttgctgttatattttgtgaaactatgagaaTTGATtacatgaagtataaaatacacctgtaattgtatctggaaggatggccgagaggtctaagtgggagacattttactccaggacttcaggggtcaatggttcgagccctgctgaggtccttttttttcttattttaattttattcttgattttttactggagctttttatatccaatgttaacatttatcaatataaagcaattaatgacaaacttcaaaacatgctaaaatctgtgaaaaggcccctttcatatagccatataagaaaatattgaccctcaccctggcagccatgtttttcaatggattattggatcattaggacaaatgttctgacacattttcataaaaatttgaaaaaataaattcggccaatagagtgtttacaagcctttttttAGTTCGATCCAATGACCAAGAGTTTGATCCCATTTGACAAAGTTTCAAATTTGGTaaagatatcatagggacaaatgttctgaacaagtttaatGAGGATTGGGTGATACATGTGGCTTCAAAGGTATATTTGTAACACTAGACACAGGAGagacaaaatgcgatcacaaaggctcctcataagcacattgtgctcagccgagctaaagcacaaaacaattttttttatttgtacatgtattattttatactgaaatatcaattgtttttacaataaatggctaatattatatttacatcaAATGTGGTTGACATTTATATTCAAACTAAGCCTGTGGCATTTTGAATACATGTTTCATGGTTTCTGTGAAGATTTCAAAAGCTGACCGACTGGTATTCCCACATTTGATAAATGCTAGTTCTTAGTCACCCGATATACTGATTATATTATATCATCTCTCAATGCCCATTACCAAAATAGTGTCTCTTGGTTGAATATTTGACTACAAGAACTTAAGAGGCAATATCAagaattaacaagagcaccgcataacgggtgtcaacgctcggctgcgggtgcagttttgaataaatgaggtcacagtgaccttgacctttgacctagtgaccccaaaaatgggtgtggcgtgtagaactcattaagatgaatctacatatgaagtttcaaagctgttgatggaagcactttgattttagagccaatgtaaaggttttagcaagacgccGGCGGATAGCGGACGACtgacggcagacgacgagctggctatgacaataccaagggttttctccgaaaaatgtatatacatgcaaTCACTCACAGAATAGAACTTAACATAGTGAGTTTAGTTTTGCTTACATAATATAAATGCCTCAATGTGatttatttcttgtttttttgtttattaatttgggTTTTACGGAAACTCACAACAATATGGTTATCTCGTGCTGTGATATACACATGGATTAAGCAATGTTAACTAAATTTCTGATACCTTTATAAAATGTTGCAGTAAAGTTGACAGTTGGCACTAGCTCTTTGACTTTCTCGAGAATATTTGATTGTTCTGCCAGGTGTGATCGGGTATTCCAAATCGTTACTATATCATCTTTTTCCCTCATGCTGACACTTATACCGCTTATTTCATCACCTGAATATGTATAGATTGCTGATAAATGAATAAAAGTTTAAATTGGTATTTCCTTACATTTCCATTATTTTTTCTAATCAACAATAATGTTCATAAAAGGTATACTCAGATTACAAGCAAATTGGTGCATTTACCCGGTAGGTTGTTAACTTAACTGTATCAACAAGTTAACACCATTCGACTTACACTGATGTTTGAGTAATGTGCCTTTAGGACTTCTTGATAAACAATGCTGTTAAATTTAATTGCACaaacaaattgacaaaatgaacaaGTGTAAGTTATTAACATTACATGTCACCAGCTTAATGACTCAATTGTATGTGTTTACACATATGGGTTACATTATGTGTTCATTTTGACATATAGGCATAACACAAGTACAAACCTTCAATCAAGAAATCTGACAGATGCTCTCCAATTGCTGCCAACAAGAGCTCCTGCCACACTGTAGACTGAAATACAGTAAGTTTTTGGTTAGAAAAGATTTCATTGAAAGAGAAAATACAAAACAAGAGGACCAGGGGCTCTAAGATGCCCACCTCAAAATCCAAAGTAAATTAACTGTTCTCAGCTGGTAAtctttcactatagccatattggGAAAACTACCAACCCAGCAGCTCTTTTTGAATAGAAAAAAGCCATTTTCTAACTTGCTACAAAAATCataagaaaacaagagatgtgtttgtcagacacacaatgccccctattgcgcccctttgaagccatttgacgtttgaccttgaaggatgaccttgacctttcacaactcaaaatgtgcagttccatgagatacacatgcatgccaaatatcaagttgctatctctaatattttaaaatttgacctttgaccttgaaggatgaacttgaccttgacctttcaccactcaaaatgtgcagctccatgagatacacatgcatgccaaatatcaagttgctatcttcaatattacaaaatttgaccattgaccttgaaggatgaccttgaccttcacctttcaccactcaaaatgttcagctccgggagatacacatgcatgccaaatatcaagttgctatcttcaatagtgaaaaagttatggccaatgttaaagttttcggacggacggacagacaccatttatttgacatttgaccttgaaggatgacccttaccttcacctttcaccactcaaaatgtgcagctccatgagatgcacatgcatgccaaatatcttcacctttcaccactcaaaatgtgcagctccatgagatgcacatgcatgccaaatatcaagttgctatgttaaatattgaaaaagttatgaccattaaagttttcggatggacagacagactgacatactgactgactgactaccgggggcataaaaatgttatgCCCAAGTTTCATAATGTAAGGTGAAacatgtgacttcttgagtgttttcAAGATTTTACTTACAGTAAGTCATATAAGGTATTTTACCCCaacccatggcagccatgtttccAAAGGGCCAGAACCATGTTCAAGCTATGTCCAGATATTATTGGATTAtgtgttctgagcaagttttattaTGTTAgccacaaaatgttatattttaaaggaTTTATAATAGCCATAACAAAAACTATCCGGTCCTTTTCAGCCATGTTTTCATCAGACCATTATCATTTTTGGATGtgaccaatatattaatataatacaaatgttctgagcaagtttcttTTAGATTGTACAGAAAATGTCACTCCTAGGATGCTAACAATATTTCACTAAAAAACTATATGGAAAACTGCCTCATTCCTTTAAGGCGTTAAGGGcatgtttttaaatgtattgaaattattttcaatCTCATCTctttctgagtaagtttcatgattattgcacaaaaaatgttacttctacaaCTGTCACATGAAGCCATGTTTtacaatggaccagaaccattttttaactatCCCAAAATATTATTAGAATAAAATTTGATGTTGATTGgacaaacaatgtgacttctacagtataAACAAGTATATCCATTCCATACAAGGAATACAGTCCGCACCCTGATGTCCATGTTTATTTATTACAACAgattggaaccattttcaaactctgcagagttttaattaaaacaaatattctgagtaagtttcatgatgattgggcgaaaCATGACATTTAGTATTTTCATGGTTTACtacaaacaaaaaaggaaaattacCATGTCCCCCAGGCAAAACTATTTTTACAAGGGACCAGAACCATTTGTGACATCAgcaaagatatcattaaaataaattttctgagcaaatttcatgataTGTGGTTGAAACAGGTTTTTGTACAGACATACAAGGAATATACAGCAGTCCTGCCCAAAGGCTGCCATGTTTATGAAGGgagcaaaaaaacattttcattatttaatcaGCATAGATACCattagaaaacaagagctgtcagaggacagcgcactcggCTATTTGAGtgtttgacagtataacgtaagccatcatggggaaattattcatattcaataatttataagacaatctttcaaaactaaaaaaaggaaaaaaatatcaaaaaaaatcagggggggggggggggggggggggggggggtggatgatgtttaaaaaaaaatggggtgggtagggggggggtagggggggaagggggggtggGGAGTGAGAGGTGGGTATAATGaaggggtggggtaatttataagatgatgtttaaaaaaaatctggcagggggaggttggggggggaagGGTTCTGgataggggcgtggggtattgtttgggtggaatccattgtggtattcaggtaagtgttgttttgtcaaagtaataataaaatgtgatcttaaataaagaagttatggcaatttaagcaaaatgttcaattatctaagtgtaaaaggggcaataattatgtcaaaatgcttgatacagtggtctgctcctgtttataggttggggtcatgttggtaaacaagtatgcaacatataaaagcaatatgtcaaaggatataggaaatatttggggtagtacgcaaactttaacatacatttatcaataatatgcatattctaagtataaaaggggccataattatgacaaaatgcttgatagagttgtctgctcttgtttatagattggggtcatgttggtaaacaagtatgcaaaatatgaaagcaatatgtcaagggacattgaaaatagttgggcagtacgcaaactttaacatttgctgcatattctaagtggaaaaggggccataattatgacaaaatgcttgatagagttgtctgctattgtttataggttggggtcatgttggtaaacaagtatgcaaaatatgaaagcaatatgtccagggacaaaaaaaatatttggggaagtacgaaaactttaacatttgcacgctaacgcagatgctaacgcagacgctcatgccgacgccggggtgagtaggatagctccactatatatatttcatatataatagtcgagctaaaaatgatctGAGCATGTTTCAAATTTCTTTATGGTATTGCAACAAAATATCAATCAATAAAATGCTGAATTAGGTACCAACAATGTACTTAAAATACCAAAGTTAAATTAAGTAAGTTTATAGGACTAATAGCAATATCATTAGAACGTTAGTATCCAAgtaatgtttattgtttattggtGATATTCATCCATGCTAAGAGAAGATTTACTGTGAAAGCTTTACAGCAGTGTCACCAAGGGTTGGTACAAGCAGAGTAAGAAACAGTAGACAAATACGCTTGTGGTCTGTACATCATTCTATGATCAAAATTGAGTTTCCTTACAATGAGAAAAGTTACTTTCTTAACAGCCTTAACTGATGTCAGAGATAAAACAAGTTTGATGCAGTGATAAGTAGCAATTATTCCATTAAGTCAACTACCGTGTCCCATTTATGGCATTTCATTCTCCAGTTCCCACCATTACAGTTCTCTGGGTCTTCCCtaaaatcatataaaaatgtatgaaggcaacaacacaattttatttacatacTGCATGCCTCAGCCGTATTTCTTGATTAACAGAGCATTCTAAATAGTGTGAACTAAACAGCAGTAGAAATATTGCATGAAATATTGCTGACAATAAATCTACAGCCACTTATCATTAGGGATCAGTGTTTATTATTTATTCCAAAACaaaatgtattgcttttaaattatttgtaatattAGACATATAAAAGAAAAGAAAGGACTTTCAGTAATTTTGCATAGCAATAATCaattacaagagttccgcggtcggagatgaccgcattgaagccggattttttatttaaatgacaggaaagtacctttcgtgtttttgtcaatgcaatacttaaattactgaaatattgttcaaaggtcaaaatgaaatgtaagtacttttcaaggcatgagcaaaccttgtgttatgttttgaatgcatataacaattttaacattttaacattgaaggtcacagtgaccttgaccttcaaatgaatgacattgaaatgagcagtggtgatcttctagtactggccaacctttatgtcaagtttgaagactctaggtacaagcataccaaagttataacatggaataagaactttaacatttttacctaccaaagttataagaactttaacatttttacattcaaggtcacagtgaccttgaccttagaatgaatgaccttgaaatgaccagtggtcatctaagtgtgcttgcaaaccttcatgtcaagtttgaagactctatgtccaagcataccaaagttataacaattttaacattttaacatttaaggtcacagtgaccttgaccttcaaatgaatgacattgaaatgaccagtggtcatcttctagtactggccaatctttatttcaagtttgaagactctaggtacaagcataccaaagttataacatgaaataagaactttaacatttttacattcaaggtcacagtgaccttgaccttcaaatgaatgaccttgaaatgtccagtggttacttactagttctggccaaccttcatgtcaagtttcaagactctaggtccaagcataccaaagttataacaactttaacatttttacattcaaggtcacagtgaccttgaccttcaaatgaatgaccttgaaatgtccagtggttacttactagttctggccaaccttcatgtcaagtttcaagactctaggtccaagcataccaaagttataacaactttaacatttttatattgaaggtcacagtgaccttcaccttcaaatgaatgaccttgaaatgaccagtggtcatctgttaatcctggccaaccttcatgtcaagtttgaagactctaggtccaagcataccaaagttataccatgaaataagaactttaacatttttacattcaaggtcacagtgaccttgaccttcaaatgaatgaccttgaaatgaccagtggttactaactagttatggccaaccttcatgtcaagtttcaagactctaggtccaagcataccaaagttataacaactttaacattttttatattgaaggtcacagtgaccttgaccttcaaatgaatgaccttgaaatgaccagtggtcatctgttaatcctggccaaccttcatgtcaagtttgaagactctaggtccaagcataccaaagttataccatgaaataagaactttaacattttcgagcacgccgccaccccgcccgcccgcccgccccccccgcccgcccgacaacatcaatctataagccgagattttttcgaaaaaaatccggctaaaaactgAATAAAACACATGTAAATATTCTTATAACTCCCTAAATGCATACTTGAGAAAAATAACAAGCCAACAGATCTGTTAACCTCAGTCCAGTTTTTGCCTCCTTAAACAGGGATCAAGTAATTGAGAAGGGGTCATTTAACTGAGTTTAATTCCCATAACATCGCAAAGAGAACTTTTAAATATGTTCACTTTTCCAAAGTTTTGGGGGAAGGCTTTTAAAACAACACATGCATTTATGAATGTCTTTAAGTTTCAATAAACTTGAATTTGAGAAGTACCAAAATAAGCAAAATGTTAGAAGCTAACAAaagatttataaaataaacattttctagCATATGGCCACCTTTCTATATATAGAATGACTAAATAATCACTTTTACATAAAGACAGCAAGTCCTAGATAATGAATTTTTTAACAAATCATTTCATACAAGTCCATATCCAGACCTACCAGACAGGCCGGCGTTCATGTCTCATAAGATGGTAGCTGTATCTAGATCCAAGCTTGCTAACACTTGGAATATTGTTATAAACACTCCAAAATCCCTGGAAAAAAACATGATTTCAGATTTAGATCAAGCAACTGGTACAAATTGATAATTAAGATATCTAGctacttttataatatttatttcaaacacacAACATGCTTAGTTAATATTGAAATGTCaataaaatttagaaaatttGTACCtgctttacatttatttataccatggaaatgtgtattgttaacaaaGAACCAAATGTGTATGGCATTACTGTAAACAGTGCTTTTGCCAACTAGTCAGTGTACATgtccagaaaaaaaacaataattagcAAGAAGTCGTTTCAGTCTTTTAATAAATTCTTACTCTCAAAAAAAAGACGAGCCGCACTGGTCATACGAGTCATTAACTGTTCATATGATAAAGGATTGTCTGTAAACCTATTCAAGTACCCATATCTTGTGAAGTTTGAAAAATAGTAATAAGATAATTATAGTTGTGTAAAGAAGTTACCAACAAACTAACCTGAACGGTACTGACTGTATAAAGTTTCCTGAGACAAGCCTCATATTCCGCAGCTGATGTACCTGGTGTTGATCTGAAACAAAAGCATCATCCTTAAAAGTTATCTTATTCCCATACAGATAATGATTACCCTTATCTAAAATaagggctgtttttaaaacatgcatgccccccatatgggctgtcagttgtagtggcagccattgtgtgaatacgttttttgtcactgtgaccttgatctttgacctagtgacctgaaaaccaacaggggtcatctgtcagtcatgatcaatgtacctatgaagtttcatgatcctaggcctaattattattgagttatcacgaaattattttactgtttcgagtcactgtgaccttgacctttgacctagtgacctgaaaatttataggagtcatctgccagtcatgatcaatgtacctatgaagtttcatgatcctaggcctaagcattcttgagttatcatccagaaaccattttactatttcaagtaactgtgaccttgacctttgacctagtgacctgaaaatcaataggggtcatctgccagtcatgatcaatgttcctgtgaagtttcatgatcctaggcataagcattcttgagttatcatccgaaaaccattttactgtttcgaatcactgtgaccttgacctttgacctagtgacctgaaaatcaagaggggtcatctgcctgtcatgatcattgtacctatcaagttttatgatcctaggcctaagcattcttgagttatcatccggaaaccatttgactatttagagtcagtgaccttgacctttgacctagtaacctgaaaatcaataggggtcatctgccagtcatga from Dreissena polymorpha isolate Duluth1 chromosome 1, UMN_Dpol_1.0, whole genome shotgun sequence carries:
- the LOC127877575 gene encoding eukaryotic translation initiation factor 4E type 3-like isoform X2; this translates as MKFGHILEEFRKWFRSTPGTSAAEYEACLRKLYTVSTVQGFWSVYNNIPSVSKLGSRYSYHLMRHERRPVWEDPENCNGGNWRMKCHKWDTSTVWQELLLAAIGEHLSDFLIEGDEISGISVSMREKDDIVTIWNTRSHLAEQSNILEKVKELVPTVNFTATFYKAFQTHQAFEGQARGKRS
- the LOC127877575 gene encoding eukaryotic translation initiation factor 4E type 3-like isoform X1, yielding MAAPSVSNLDVKENVATASPQLGRSAISEIHSSEKTGVPLNTPWTFYLDKSTPGTSAAEYEACLRKLYTVSTVQGFWSVYNNIPSVSKLGSRYSYHLMRHERRPVWEDPENCNGGNWRMKCHKWDTSTVWQELLLAAIGEHLSDFLIEGDEISGISVSMREKDDIVTIWNTRSHLAEQSNILEKVKELVPTVNFTATFYKAFQTHQAFEGQARGKRS